In a genomic window of Kitasatospora sp. NBC_00240:
- a CDS encoding LuxR family transcriptional regulator yields MGSRSPEAVPVGRSTEVAALRALVREVAVGQGRVVWVEGEPGAGKSTLAAAGLAEAAERGCRTACAAADDFSTRHPLRVLLACLAAAGTSGSEQYAEIVRLLSDGPAGSVLGGVDPVLAALERARVLIDNLCADSPLILMIDDIQWADEASMIVWHRLAQAVDQLPLLLIAVSRTAPRRPAVARLRQSVLATGAVLIQAGPLSGEQLSDLVLRMTGAPAGPRLRAFLDQTSGNPLYARELITTLLGSGRIELGPDLAELEGPDAGLPESLAAVVRRRLSTLSPSAREMLGVAALFGMEFSVADLAAVLEKPPSALLTGMRQATTAAVLHESGELLGFRSPVIRETLQDSLPSALRSALHRRIAGVLAESGAPAEQIAQHLLSAGSAIDRWTFEWSTDHALLLARRAPDTAVDLLQRVVDQAWEVDNSRHETAMLALARAYFTLGRHDSVEQLAREMPTRTKDADIGAEMRWFLALLLHGSGRGDQAHAVLAQSQRASPPPPKWQARLRALSAITARTSSGDLGDAETGAREALALAATVDDGLAASFAYCGLWAVETARRDHQKALAAADNALAVLRFGDEYAELCAWAFEGKATALQNLDRLSDAVAVRRDALEDERLIGHPGSAVLHTGLAVQDIWAGRWDDALASLAAIAEQAHADASFGLRGQNPEILHHGATAFIAGHRDDRETARRHLEAGLRLSTAALPDWENSDFLLVAQALEAERGGAPDRALAVLTRLLEIRPGQLLLLHPWLPTVIRLALDLGDTATAREATELSRAEALREKTSAGATAAAAHCRGLLEADPALVLEAANHYEAVGRPFEQAQALEDAAVLTARLHREPESRKALMKAADLYDSLGALWDLRRADTRLRPYSIRRGVRGPRPRASFGWQALTPTELKVAALVAEGKSNPQVAEDLFLSRRTVQTHVSHILAKLGVRSRVGIATEAMRHTSAGTPPE; encoded by the coding sequence ATGGGATCCCGTTCCCCCGAAGCCGTACCCGTCGGCCGCAGTACGGAAGTGGCGGCCCTACGGGCACTGGTCCGAGAAGTCGCGGTCGGGCAGGGCCGGGTCGTCTGGGTCGAAGGAGAACCAGGGGCGGGAAAGTCCACCCTCGCGGCCGCAGGCCTGGCCGAAGCCGCCGAACGCGGCTGCCGGACGGCGTGCGCCGCTGCGGATGACTTCAGTACCCGGCACCCCCTGCGCGTCCTCCTGGCGTGCCTGGCCGCTGCAGGAACCTCCGGCAGCGAACAGTACGCGGAGATCGTGCGACTGCTCAGCGACGGTCCCGCCGGCTCTGTGCTCGGAGGTGTCGACCCCGTCCTGGCCGCCCTGGAGCGAGCGCGGGTTCTCATCGACAACCTGTGCGCCGACAGTCCACTCATCCTCATGATCGACGACATCCAGTGGGCCGACGAAGCAAGCATGATCGTCTGGCACCGGCTGGCCCAGGCCGTCGATCAACTGCCGCTCCTGCTCATCGCGGTCTCCCGCACCGCACCCCGCAGGCCCGCGGTCGCCAGACTGCGGCAGAGTGTCCTGGCCACCGGTGCCGTGCTGATCCAGGCAGGCCCGCTGTCCGGAGAACAACTGTCGGACCTGGTGCTCCGGATGACAGGAGCCCCCGCCGGCCCGCGCCTTCGGGCCTTCCTCGACCAGACCTCGGGAAATCCCCTGTACGCGCGGGAACTCATCACCACCCTGCTGGGAAGCGGGCGGATCGAGCTCGGTCCCGACCTGGCCGAACTCGAAGGTCCTGACGCCGGACTCCCGGAATCACTGGCCGCAGTGGTCCGACGCCGGCTGTCGACCCTGTCCCCGTCGGCGCGCGAGATGCTCGGCGTGGCCGCGCTGTTCGGTATGGAGTTCTCCGTCGCCGACCTCGCCGCAGTACTCGAGAAACCGCCCTCCGCGCTACTCACCGGCATGCGCCAGGCCACAACGGCAGCAGTACTCCACGAGTCGGGTGAGCTGCTCGGATTCCGCAGCCCCGTGATCCGGGAGACCCTGCAGGACTCCCTGCCGTCGGCACTGCGGTCAGCGCTCCACCGCAGGATCGCAGGCGTTCTCGCCGAATCCGGAGCACCCGCCGAACAGATCGCGCAGCACCTGCTCTCGGCCGGGTCGGCCATCGACCGCTGGACGTTCGAATGGAGTACGGACCACGCGCTGCTGCTGGCCCGCCGCGCCCCCGACACAGCGGTCGATCTTCTCCAGCGGGTCGTCGACCAGGCATGGGAGGTCGACAACAGCCGCCACGAGACGGCCATGCTGGCCCTCGCCAGGGCGTACTTCACCCTTGGCCGACACGACTCCGTCGAACAGCTCGCACGGGAGATGCCGACGCGCACGAAAGACGCCGACATCGGCGCCGAGATGCGGTGGTTCCTCGCGCTTCTCCTGCACGGGTCCGGCCGGGGCGACCAGGCACATGCCGTACTCGCCCAGTCACAGCGAGCCAGCCCACCGCCCCCGAAGTGGCAGGCCCGGTTGCGAGCCCTGTCCGCCATCACCGCCCGGACATCCTCCGGCGACCTCGGCGACGCGGAAACCGGCGCCCGAGAGGCTCTCGCCCTGGCTGCCACCGTGGACGACGGCCTCGCGGCCAGCTTCGCCTACTGCGGCCTGTGGGCCGTGGAGACCGCCCGACGCGATCATCAGAAGGCACTGGCGGCGGCCGACAACGCCCTCGCGGTGCTGCGTTTCGGCGACGAGTACGCCGAACTGTGTGCCTGGGCGTTCGAGGGCAAGGCAACCGCACTGCAGAACCTCGACCGCCTCTCCGACGCCGTCGCAGTCCGCCGGGACGCCCTTGAGGACGAGCGGCTCATCGGCCACCCGGGCAGCGCGGTACTGCACACAGGTCTTGCGGTCCAGGACATCTGGGCAGGCCGATGGGACGACGCGCTCGCGTCCCTGGCCGCCATCGCGGAGCAGGCTCATGCCGACGCCTCGTTCGGTCTCCGGGGACAGAATCCGGAGATCCTCCACCACGGGGCAACGGCGTTCATCGCCGGCCACCGCGACGACCGCGAGACCGCGCGACGCCATCTCGAAGCCGGGCTGCGCCTGTCGACTGCCGCGCTACCGGACTGGGAGAACAGCGACTTCCTGCTCGTGGCCCAGGCCCTGGAAGCCGAACGCGGCGGGGCCCCGGACCGGGCGCTCGCCGTCCTGACCCGACTTCTGGAGATCCGCCCCGGCCAACTGCTTCTTCTCCACCCGTGGCTCCCCACCGTCATCAGGCTCGCCCTCGACCTCGGGGACACCGCCACAGCGCGGGAGGCAACCGAGCTGAGCAGAGCGGAGGCCCTCCGTGAGAAGACTTCTGCAGGAGCCACCGCCGCAGCCGCGCACTGCCGAGGCCTGTTGGAAGCCGATCCCGCTCTCGTACTGGAGGCAGCCAACCACTACGAAGCGGTCGGCCGGCCGTTCGAACAGGCCCAGGCGCTTGAGGACGCGGCCGTGCTGACGGCACGCCTGCACCGGGAACCGGAATCCCGCAAGGCCCTCATGAAGGCCGCCGACCTGTACGACAGCCTCGGGGCCCTCTGGGACCTGCGCCGGGCGGACACCCGCCTTCGGCCGTACAGCATCCGGCGCGGGGTCCGGGGGCCTCGCCCACGGGCCTCCTTCGGCTGGCAGGCCCTTACCCCCACCGAACTGAAAGTGGCCGCCCTGGTGGCAGAGGGCAAGTCCAACCCCCAGGTGGCCGAGGACCTGTTCCTGTCCCGACGCACGGTCCAGACCCACGTCTCCCACATCCTCGCCAAACTCGGCGTTCGTTCACGGGTCGGCATCGCGACCGAGGCCATGCGCCACACGAGCGCCGGCACTCCGCCGGAGTAG
- a CDS encoding response regulator transcription factor produces MIDETNTNEAGAQAVRVLVVEDDLVIRKGLISLLLDDGRTLVVGEAQNWRHAAAMAQLRSPDVVLFNLGVPLLEGLQALAELSQLCRVLVLGADGTAFDVDQVLQVGATGYLVHRQFSAVELVTAVVATAQGQPHLSPGAIVALAQRIRSAHTTRSELPRSARMGRLSRRELEVMDHIARGRSNPDIAQALFLSEKTVKNHVNRIYAKLQVHSRAAAVSLWLGAAVDPV; encoded by the coding sequence ATGATCGATGAGACGAACACGAACGAGGCTGGCGCACAGGCCGTGCGGGTGCTGGTGGTCGAGGACGACCTGGTGATCCGGAAGGGACTGATCAGCCTGCTCCTCGACGACGGGCGGACCCTCGTCGTGGGCGAGGCCCAGAACTGGCGTCACGCCGCCGCCATGGCGCAGCTCCGGTCGCCGGACGTGGTGCTGTTCAACCTAGGGGTGCCGCTGCTCGAAGGTCTACAAGCTCTCGCCGAACTCTCCCAGCTGTGCCGAGTACTGGTTCTCGGAGCCGACGGCACCGCCTTCGACGTGGACCAGGTGCTTCAGGTGGGCGCCACCGGTTACCTAGTACACCGCCAGTTCTCCGCGGTCGAACTCGTCACTGCGGTGGTGGCCACCGCGCAGGGGCAGCCCCATCTGTCCCCCGGTGCCATCGTCGCCCTGGCCCAGAGGATCCGGTCGGCGCACACCACCCGGAGCGAACTTCCCCGCAGCGCGAGGATGGGCAGGTTGTCACGCCGGGAGTTGGAGGTCATGGACCACATCGCCCGCGGCCGGAGCAACCCCGACATCGCGCAGGCGCTGTTCCTCAGTGAGAAGACGGTCAAGAACCACGTCAACCGGATCTATGCCAAGCTCCAGGTTCACAGCCGGGCTGCGGCCGTCTCCCTCTGGCTGGGCGCTGCGGTCGATCCGGTGTAG
- a CDS encoding response regulator transcription factor: protein MMNETRSDGKDGQIRALVVGDDLVIRRGLVSLLDTDNRTLAVREALGRSQALELAQAWVPDVVILNLGVPRQEGMHTLAELSQLYKVLVLAAKDVAFDVDHALRVGATGYLVHRQFSASEFIAAVVATAQGRAHLSPGAVIALAEKLKAVRPLRAAAPGGNRVDGLSRRELEVMEYISRGQSNPDIAKALFLSEKTVKNHVNRIYAKLQVRSRAAAVALWLGAPVDLD from the coding sequence ATGATGAATGAAACGAGGAGCGACGGGAAGGACGGGCAGATCCGGGCTCTGGTGGTAGGCGACGACCTGGTGATCCGCAGGGGGCTGGTCAGCCTGTTGGACACCGACAACCGCACCCTTGCCGTACGTGAGGCCCTGGGCCGGTCCCAGGCCCTGGAACTGGCCCAGGCGTGGGTACCCGACGTCGTGATCCTCAACCTCGGTGTGCCCAGGCAAGAGGGCATGCACACCCTTGCGGAACTGTCCCAGCTGTACAAGGTCCTGGTGCTGGCTGCCAAGGACGTCGCCTTCGACGTGGACCACGCGCTGAGGGTCGGTGCCACCGGCTACCTGGTACACCGCCAGTTCTCTGCCTCCGAATTCATCGCGGCCGTCGTCGCCACGGCTCAGGGCCGCGCCCACCTCTCCCCCGGAGCGGTGATCGCCCTGGCGGAGAAGCTCAAGGCAGTGCGCCCCCTGCGGGCGGCGGCACCGGGCGGCAACCGGGTGGACGGGCTGTCCCGACGGGAACTGGAGGTCATGGAGTACATCTCCCGTGGCCAGAGCAACCCCGACATCGCCAAGGCCCTCTTCCTCAGTGAGAAGACGGTCAAAAACCACGTCAACCGGATCTACGCCAAGCTGCAAGTGCGCAGCCGTGCCGCAGCCGTCGCACTGTGGCTTGGCGCGCCGGTCGACCTGGACTGA
- a CDS encoding acyl-CoA thioester hydrolase/BAAT C-terminal domain-containing protein: protein MEIIEHAISEPFEGVLVEPVGGSRVGVLVLAGSSGRIDVERCRVLARAGMTALSIRWFGGDGQAQGICEIPLERFVEAIDLLQTKAGGRVGVLGFSKGAEAALLLAVRDPRVDAVVAMSPTSVVWANVGPGIDGLTHPYRSSWTWRGEPVPFISYDDAWTPAEAEGEPTTCRTHYEQSRQTHAEAARAAVIPIEQTAAQIVLVAGGDDQMWPSLLFAQELAARRASVGRPARLVTSFDAGHRPRLPGEGPAGHSDRFRYGGTAEADAALGTAAWSDIVAALAGDLHTGN, encoded by the coding sequence ATGGAGATCATCGAACACGCGATCAGCGAGCCTTTCGAAGGTGTGCTGGTCGAGCCGGTGGGAGGCAGCAGGGTGGGCGTACTGGTGCTGGCCGGTTCGAGTGGCCGCATCGACGTCGAACGCTGCCGCGTACTCGCCCGCGCGGGGATGACCGCGTTGTCGATTCGCTGGTTCGGCGGCGACGGCCAGGCACAGGGAATCTGCGAGATCCCGCTGGAGAGGTTCGTTGAGGCGATCGACCTCCTGCAGACCAAAGCAGGAGGGAGAGTCGGTGTCCTTGGATTTTCCAAGGGAGCCGAGGCGGCACTTCTGCTGGCCGTCCGCGATCCGCGCGTCGATGCGGTGGTGGCCATGTCTCCCACCTCCGTGGTCTGGGCGAACGTCGGCCCCGGCATCGACGGTCTGACCCACCCCTATCGGTCGTCCTGGACCTGGAGGGGCGAGCCCGTCCCGTTCATCTCCTACGATGATGCCTGGACTCCTGCAGAGGCAGAAGGCGAGCCGACGACCTGTCGGACCCATTACGAGCAGAGCCGGCAGACCCATGCCGAGGCTGCGCGCGCGGCCGTGATCCCGATCGAGCAGACCGCCGCCCAGATCGTTCTCGTGGCAGGCGGGGACGATCAGATGTGGCCGTCGCTGCTCTTCGCACAGGAACTGGCTGCGCGCCGCGCTTCGGTGGGCCGTCCAGCCAGGCTTGTGACCTCGTTCGATGCCGGGCATCGTCCCCGGTTGCCCGGGGAAGGGCCTGCCGGTCACTCTGACCGGTTCCGCTACGGTGGCACGGCGGAGGCCGACGCGGCGCTCGGCACCGCGGCGTGGTCTGACATTGTTGCGGCGCTGGCTGGAGATCTTCACACCGGCAACTGA
- a CDS encoding IS630 family transposase: MAERVRVREIDDDEGQRLLRIIRRGTGSVVTWRRAQMVLLSAQGMDVPGIAEVSFTSADRVRDVLHNFNTDGFASLYPKYGGGRPKTFTLPERREIKKIAKSKPVEHGLPFSTWSLVKLADFLVAEGVVDDISHEGLRILLREEGVSFQRIKTWKTSRDPDYAAKKARVEHLYAIADGEVIPEPGEPEVVFCMDEFGPLNLQPHPGRHWAERGGKHKDPEREPRPKRRATYTRPHGVRHLMAAYDLAKDKMYGHVKKTKNRTKFLEFCRYLRTLYPSDVRIAIICDNYSPHLTTKRCRRVADWAEANNVEIAYTPTNSSWLNRIEAQFTALRYFALDGTDHPSHKAQGSMIRRYIIWRNNHAADKRLRQLVARANVA, from the coding sequence GTGGCAGAGCGAGTGCGGGTTCGTGAGATCGACGACGACGAGGGGCAGCGGCTGCTGCGGATCATCCGGCGGGGCACCGGGTCGGTGGTGACCTGGCGGCGAGCGCAGATGGTGCTGCTGTCCGCGCAGGGCATGGACGTGCCGGGGATCGCCGAGGTCAGCTTCACGAGCGCGGACCGGGTTCGGGACGTGCTGCACAACTTCAATACCGACGGCTTCGCCTCCCTGTACCCGAAGTACGGGGGCGGGCGGCCGAAGACCTTCACTCTGCCCGAACGCCGGGAGATCAAGAAGATCGCGAAGTCCAAGCCGGTCGAGCACGGCCTGCCCTTCTCGACCTGGAGCCTGGTCAAGCTGGCCGACTTCCTGGTCGCCGAGGGGGTGGTCGACGACATCAGCCACGAGGGCCTGCGCATCCTGCTCCGCGAGGAAGGCGTCTCCTTTCAACGCATAAAGACCTGGAAGACCTCCCGCGACCCCGACTACGCCGCCAAGAAGGCCCGCGTCGAACACCTCTACGCGATCGCCGACGGCGAGGTCATACCCGAGCCCGGCGAGCCCGAAGTCGTCTTCTGCATGGACGAGTTCGGCCCCCTCAACCTCCAGCCCCATCCCGGCCGGCACTGGGCCGAGCGCGGAGGCAAGCACAAGGACCCCGAGCGCGAGCCCCGCCCCAAGCGACGCGCGACCTACACCCGCCCGCACGGGGTCCGCCACCTGATGGCCGCCTACGACCTGGCCAAAGACAAGATGTACGGCCACGTCAAGAAGACCAAGAACCGCACCAAGTTCCTGGAGTTCTGCCGCTACCTGCGTACCCTCTACCCGTCCGACGTGCGCATCGCGATCATCTGCGACAACTACTCCCCGCATCTGACCACCAAGCGGTGCCGCCGGGTCGCGGACTGGGCCGAGGCCAACAACGTCGAGATCGCCTACACCCCGACCAACTCCTCCTGGCTGAACCGCATCGAGGCCCAGTTCACCGCCCTGCGCTACTTCGCCCTCGACGGCACCGACCACCCCAGCCACAAGGCTCAGGGCAGCATGATCCGCCGCTACATCATCTGGCGGAACAACCACGCCGCCGACAAGCGCCTTCGCCAACTCGTCGCCCGGGCCAACGTGGCCTGA
- a CDS encoding LuxR C-terminal-related transcriptional regulator produces the protein MSVLADRLPADVTSLVGRRAELAELKRVLEESRLVTLTGIGGVGKTRLALQVAREVRRAFPDGVFWVSLAEVGERGLVALTVMDAVGLRTMGPEATTVLVDYMRDKRLLLVLDNCEHLVEACADLAAELLPACPGVRVLATSREVLDIGGERTFVVAPLPVPEEDEGPDRTPTAGAWSGAVADAMALFADRAAAAVPGFEVTADNAWAVAALCRHLDGLPLAIELAAVRMRALSVEELLRRQDERYELLTRRQRGTPLSRHRSLRATVDWSFELCSPEERLLWARLSVFAGGCDLNAAESVCAREGLTRDAVLDVMAGLVEKSIITREEHHGRARYRMLETIRQYGREQLRDTGEEPELRRRHRDHYQRLAERVQEQWFGPGQVALFASTRTEHANLRAAMEYSLTEPGQAPAGLHMASSLWIYWIVCGLPREGTVWLERALARNEEPDRIRAVALWAASLLNIYGGNPAPETGVDEVITMAEESRRLAEQLADPALVAHATYLSGFTQLRGSDLAQGLSVINDGIELERAFGESNPHLRFAQFMLTVVATQCNLVDVVVTVGEECRTACRKLGDEWVRSWISLYLGAVGVLQARDQEAENHLREAIQLKEPFNELLGLGTAVEFIGWCSIADGDVEKGTRLLGAATVFVKQLGFDFDTYLPPGGWGGRRDHRTVVAEAKASLGEAAYARAFESGARLSQEEAIALALGTEVVPEKSTAGPGDSPLTRREEQIAELLAEGLSNKEIAERLVVAQRTAETHVANILTKLGCTSRSQVAVWVTQRRRAAAERRNGDAG, from the coding sequence ATGAGCGTTCTGGCGGACAGGCTTCCTGCTGATGTGACGAGTCTGGTCGGGCGCCGGGCGGAGCTTGCGGAGCTGAAGCGGGTGCTGGAGGAGTCACGTCTGGTGACGTTGACCGGCATCGGGGGTGTGGGCAAGACCCGGTTGGCGTTGCAGGTGGCGCGGGAGGTGCGGCGGGCGTTTCCGGACGGGGTGTTCTGGGTGTCGCTGGCGGAGGTCGGCGAGCGGGGCCTGGTGGCGCTGACGGTGATGGACGCGGTGGGCCTGCGCACCATGGGACCGGAGGCCACCACGGTGCTGGTGGACTACATGCGGGACAAGCGGTTGCTGCTGGTGCTGGACAACTGTGAGCACCTGGTCGAGGCGTGCGCGGATCTGGCGGCGGAGCTGCTGCCGGCGTGCCCGGGGGTGCGCGTGCTGGCGACCAGCAGGGAGGTCCTGGACATCGGAGGCGAGCGGACCTTCGTCGTCGCGCCGCTGCCCGTGCCCGAGGAGGACGAGGGCCCGGACCGCACCCCGACCGCGGGGGCCTGGTCCGGGGCGGTGGCGGACGCGATGGCCCTGTTCGCGGACCGGGCGGCGGCCGCGGTGCCGGGTTTCGAGGTCACAGCCGACAATGCCTGGGCCGTGGCGGCCCTGTGCCGCCACCTGGACGGCCTGCCGCTGGCCATCGAACTGGCCGCCGTCCGCATGCGCGCCCTGTCCGTCGAGGAACTCCTGCGCCGCCAGGACGAACGCTACGAGCTCCTGACCCGCCGCCAGCGCGGCACCCCCCTCTCACGCCACCGCTCCCTGCGCGCCACCGTCGACTGGAGCTTCGAACTGTGCTCCCCCGAGGAGCGCCTCCTGTGGGCACGCCTGTCGGTGTTCGCCGGCGGCTGCGACCTGAACGCCGCCGAGAGCGTCTGCGCCCGCGAGGGACTCACCCGCGACGCCGTCCTGGACGTCATGGCCGGCCTGGTGGAGAAGTCCATCATCACCCGCGAGGAGCACCACGGCCGCGCCCGCTACCGCATGCTGGAGACGATCCGCCAGTACGGCCGCGAACAACTGCGCGACACCGGCGAGGAACCCGAACTGCGCCGACGCCACCGCGACCACTACCAGCGACTGGCCGAACGCGTCCAGGAACAGTGGTTCGGCCCCGGCCAGGTCGCCCTGTTCGCCTCCACCCGAACCGAGCACGCCAACCTCCGTGCCGCCATGGAGTACTCCCTCACCGAACCCGGCCAGGCACCCGCCGGACTCCACATGGCCAGCTCCCTGTGGATCTACTGGATCGTGTGCGGCCTGCCCCGGGAGGGTACCGTCTGGCTGGAACGAGCCCTGGCCCGCAACGAGGAACCCGACCGGATTCGCGCGGTGGCCCTGTGGGCTGCCAGCCTCCTCAACATCTACGGCGGGAACCCGGCCCCGGAAACGGGCGTGGACGAGGTCATCACCATGGCGGAGGAGAGCAGGAGACTGGCCGAACAACTGGCGGACCCCGCTCTCGTGGCCCACGCGACCTACCTGTCCGGATTCACCCAGCTACGCGGAAGCGACCTGGCCCAAGGCCTTTCGGTCATCAACGACGGGATCGAGTTGGAGCGGGCGTTCGGTGAATCGAACCCGCACCTGCGCTTCGCCCAGTTCATGCTCACCGTCGTCGCAACGCAGTGCAATCTCGTCGATGTGGTCGTCACCGTCGGGGAGGAGTGCCGGACCGCCTGCCGCAAACTCGGGGACGAGTGGGTCCGCTCCTGGATCAGCCTGTACCTCGGCGCAGTCGGTGTGCTCCAGGCACGCGACCAGGAGGCGGAGAACCACCTGCGCGAGGCCATCCAGCTCAAGGAACCGTTCAACGAACTGCTGGGCCTCGGCACCGCCGTCGAGTTCATCGGCTGGTGCTCGATCGCGGACGGTGATGTCGAAAAGGGCACCCGGCTCCTGGGGGCGGCCACCGTCTTCGTGAAACAGCTGGGGTTCGACTTCGACACCTACCTTCCGCCGGGTGGATGGGGCGGCCGCCGCGACCACCGCACCGTGGTGGCGGAGGCCAAGGCCAGCCTGGGGGAAGCGGCCTACGCACGGGCCTTCGAGAGCGGCGCCCGCCTGTCGCAGGAGGAGGCCATCGCGCTGGCCCTCGGTACGGAGGTCGTGCCGGAGAAATCCACGGCGGGTCCCGGCGACTCCCCGCTCACCCGGCGGGAGGAGCAGATCGCGGAGCTGCTCGCCGAAGGGCTGTCCAACAAGGAGATCGCCGAGCGGCTGGTCGTCGCCCAGCGCACCGCCGAGACCCACGTCGCCAACATCCTCACCAAACTCGGCTGCACCTCCCGGTCCCAGGTGGCCGTCTGGGTCACCCAGCGTCGGCGGGCCGCAGCCGAACGCCGGAACGGCGACGCGGGCTGA